The following coding sequences are from one Betaproteobacteria bacterium window:
- a CDS encoding PAS domain S-box protein, which produces MIGPHGFLDSSSTRFVGALALPGLAMAIELTFWDTLRPFAWVLFYPAVFVAALIGGLWGGVAATLLATALAGFYLVPAQVAEAPPEAALGVQMAIFAATGILFSVFSHRLSQKERLAERLAGNLRHRRLFEQSRAGIVYLDGKGRYQDANPAFCALTGYTRDELLGLDAYRVVDGADHARLRDYLASARASDGLTTRWRLRRRDGQPAEVEAIISREGDGSTMAVVHDVSQRLHYEQNLHAAHTLSQAVLDSVPAQMAVIDREGEIVATNESWREFALHHCADAGQLAGILVGANLLDACRADHDGDNWVYTGILEVLHGRTEQFRGECRCESPAGDVLWFAMTVTPVAFPAGGAVVAYHDISDIHHAKDAEHLALCQVKTLAARQLVFQEEERLALSRELHDHVGQDLAALELALDQCARHMGSAPKAQAALWEARLTVKSILEATRDISRRLRPPLLDDLGLAAALRWHIDKLPRADVVGIRLDDGIGAARFRPDVELAAFRIAQEALSNALRHARAQEIHVCLEFDATGLGLRVRDDGVGFVAEEALERSRRLNSLGLLGMRERVATVGGRFRIESRPGAGTEVATLFYAPPTLQ; this is translated from the coding sequence GTGATCGGCCCCCACGGTTTCCTCGACAGTTCTTCGACCCGCTTCGTCGGCGCCCTGGCGCTGCCGGGCCTCGCCATGGCAATCGAGCTCACCTTCTGGGACACGCTGCGCCCCTTTGCCTGGGTGCTCTTTTACCCGGCGGTCTTCGTCGCGGCGCTGATCGGTGGACTCTGGGGCGGTGTGGCGGCCACGCTGCTGGCCACCGCCCTGGCCGGTTTCTATCTGGTCCCCGCTCAGGTGGCGGAGGCGCCCCCCGAAGCGGCGCTGGGCGTCCAGATGGCGATCTTCGCGGCGACCGGCATCCTGTTCAGTGTTTTCTCCCACCGCCTGAGCCAGAAGGAAAGGCTTGCAGAACGCCTCGCCGGCAACCTTCGCCACCGCAGGCTGTTCGAGCAGTCCCGGGCCGGGATCGTCTATCTCGACGGCAAGGGCCGCTACCAGGACGCCAATCCGGCTTTCTGCGCACTGACCGGCTACACCCGGGACGAACTCCTGGGGCTGGATGCCTACCGCGTCGTCGATGGGGCCGATCACGCCCGTCTGCGCGACTACCTGGCCAGTGCCCGGGCGTCCGACGGGCTCACCACCCGCTGGCGCCTGCGCCGCCGGGACGGTCAGCCGGCGGAGGTGGAGGCCATCATCTCCCGCGAGGGCGATGGAAGCACCATGGCCGTGGTCCACGACGTCAGCCAGCGCCTGCATTACGAGCAGAATCTGCACGCGGCCCATACCCTCAGCCAGGCGGTGCTGGACTCGGTTCCCGCCCAGATGGCCGTGATCGACCGCGAGGGGGAGATCGTCGCCACCAACGAATCCTGGCGGGAATTCGCCCTGCACCACTGCGCCGACGCCGGCCAACTGGCGGGGATTTTGGTTGGGGCGAATCTCCTCGACGCCTGCCGGGCGGACCACGACGGCGACAACTGGGTGTATACGGGCATTCTCGAAGTGCTGCACGGGCGCACCGAGCAGTTCCGGGGCGAGTGCCGCTGCGAATCTCCCGCGGGGGACGTCCTGTGGTTCGCCATGACCGTGACGCCCGTCGCCTTCCCGGCCGGCGGCGCGGTGGTGGCCTACCACGATATCAGCGACATCCACCACGCGAAGGACGCCGAGCATCTGGCCCTGTGCCAGGTGAAGACCCTGGCCGCCCGGCAGCTCGTCTTTCAGGAAGAAGAGCGCCTCGCCCTTTCCCGCGAGCTGCACGACCACGTCGGCCAGGACCTGGCCGCCCTGGAACTGGCCCTGGACCAGTGCGCCCGCCACATGGGGTCGGCGCCCAAAGCCCAGGCTGCGCTCTGGGAGGCGCGCCTCACGGTCAAGTCCATCCTGGAAGCGACGCGCGACATCTCCCGCCGCCTGCGTCCGCCCCTGCTGGATGACCTGGGACTGGCCGCGGCCCTGCGCTGGCACATCGACAAGCTGCCGCGCGCCGACGTCGTGGGCATACGCCTGGACGACGGGATCGGCGCCGCCCGCTTCCGTCCGGACGTCGAACTGGCCGCTTTCCGCATCGCCCAGGAGGCCCTGTCCAACGCCCTGCGTCACGCCCGCGCCCAGGAAATCCATGTCTGCCTGGAGTTCGACGCGACCGGCCTCGGCCTGCGCGTCCGCGATGACGGCGTCGGCTTCGTGGCGGAAGAGGCCCTGGAACGCTCCCGCCGCCTCAATTCCCTCGGCCTCCTGGGCATGCGGGAACGGGTCGCCACCGTCGGCGGCCGTTTCCGCATAGAATCCAGACCAGGAGCCGGAACCGAAGTCGCCACCCTTTTTTACGCTCCCCCTACCCTGCAATGA
- a CDS encoding response regulator transcription factor, whose product MTPIRILVADDHNLVRAGILRLLNEVADFEVVADTADGAEAIDLACRLQPDVALLDIAMPGITGLQALEKIVSTNPAIRVIILTMYDTEEHVISAMRLGASGFVLKNAAPQEMELAIRAVLAGGTWLPAAISRPVVDAYLERVQTSDTRDGLTPRQREVLKMIAEGMRTKEIAFSLGVSVKTIETYRAQIMNRLGIGDIPGLVRYAIRRGLSEL is encoded by the coding sequence ATGACGCCCATCCGCATCCTGGTCGCCGACGACCACAACCTTGTCCGAGCCGGAATCCTGCGCCTTCTGAACGAAGTCGCCGATTTCGAGGTGGTCGCTGATACCGCCGACGGCGCCGAGGCCATCGACCTGGCCTGCCGCCTGCAGCCCGACGTCGCCCTGCTCGACATCGCCATGCCGGGCATCACCGGTTTGCAGGCCCTGGAAAAGATCGTCAGCACCAACCCGGCCATCCGGGTCATCATCCTGACCATGTACGACACCGAGGAGCACGTCATTTCGGCCATGCGCCTGGGGGCCTCCGGTTTCGTGCTGAAAAACGCCGCCCCCCAGGAAATGGAACTGGCCATCCGCGCCGTGCTGGCGGGCGGAACCTGGCTTCCGGCGGCCATTTCCCGTCCGGTGGTGGACGCCTACCTGGAACGGGTGCAGACCTCGGATACCCGGGATGGCCTCACCCCCCGCCAGCGGGAAGTGCTCAAGATGATCGCCGAGGGCATGCGCACCAAGGAAATCGCCTTCAGCCTGGGCGTCAGCGTCAAGACCATCGAGACCTACCGCGCCCAGATCATGAACCGCCTGGGTATAGGCGACATTCCCGGACTGGTGCGTTACGCCATCCGGCGCGGACTTTCGGAACTCTGA
- a CDS encoding PAS domain S-box protein has product MPNTRSSRQAGGLTSATTAASAEGGFFVPAPTLGASPRRRALVFAGLLGAITLLLASLLAQDHRDALDHAAQRGRGVAGLVESQVNAVLRRAEGELNDLAAAARPIYEARFDDREWKARLAAIVPTNRKFEEMGGYYFTDAAGVLRHASDSDVADIDVSDRDYFQRSRDEPGQSMHISGVIVARTTGRPTVMLARAVRDEAGRFLGTVGLTLDLDFVQGIFSRAELGRGASVHLRRADSGESVIRHPFAQKREEAGSDPVLLRLLNGENRGTVVAPDSADGIERVQVFHRVAGYPWVAVAGIPRAEALADWQQRAAGILLALLVLAGVGIVVLRRMKVAENLAAAQGRQAAKLARVVAQNPNPVVVTDLDGIITYVNPAFSALFGYAPAEAVGRKVSLLRSESTPPALHADLWATLLRGESWSGKFVNRCQDGSLCSCFAHISPLRLPDGSVSHYVGIEEDISEKERMGSELDAYRNHLEVLVEERTRQWHEARRTVDACNAEIVALYHDAPCGYHSLDPAGQVIRINDTELAWLGYARQEVEGRMAFADLVAPEQREILRENFARLQSTGEVRGVEYDLLRQDGSRLPVILNSRAVFDADGVFRHSLATVFDISESRERERQVMALNDALAAQAGELRAAKEVAEAASRSKSAFVANMSHEIRTPMSAIIGLTHLLQRDVESPKALEQLGKIQGAATHLLAIINDILDLSKIEAGKLTLERAGFSVHAVFASLYSIAGQRIEEKGLTFSREIDPRIPFNLQGDALRLNQILSNFISNAIKFTASGGIRLRADMVEDRGDRVRLRFAVNDTGIGIAPDDRVRLFEAFEQADSSTTRRYGGTGLGLAICQRLARLMEGELGVDSAPGEGSTFWFVATFERGSALAGQTPELRLVGDDAPGEVAAARLRREHAGARVLLAEDNEINQEVLVDLLGDLDFSIDVAPNGAEALRMAQSFAYDLILMDMYMPEMDGLEATRRIRELPSGGRVPIVALTANAFAEDRERCLAAGMDDHLAKPVEPEDLFVTLLGWLDGSRRSARREPSH; this is encoded by the coding sequence ATGCCCAATACCCGCAGCTCCCGTCAGGCGGGAGGCCTGACTTCCGCGACGACCGCAGCGTCGGCCGAGGGAGGGTTTTTTGTCCCGGCGCCTACGCTTGGCGCATCGCCCCGTCGGCGTGCCCTGGTCTTTGCCGGGCTGCTGGGGGCAATCACCCTGCTCTTGGCCTCTCTCCTGGCGCAAGACCATCGCGATGCCCTGGACCATGCCGCTCAGCGAGGGCGGGGCGTGGCCGGTCTGGTGGAATCCCAGGTCAACGCCGTCCTGCGTCGGGCCGAGGGGGAATTGAACGACCTGGCCGCGGCGGCGCGCCCCATCTACGAGGCACGCTTCGACGACCGCGAATGGAAGGCACGCCTTGCCGCCATTGTTCCCACCAATCGCAAGTTCGAGGAAATGGGCGGCTACTACTTTACCGATGCCGCAGGCGTTCTGCGTCACGCCTCGGACTCCGATGTCGCCGATATCGATGTCTCGGACCGGGATTACTTCCAGCGCTCCCGCGACGAACCTGGGCAGTCCATGCACATTTCCGGGGTCATCGTGGCCCGGACCACGGGGCGGCCCACGGTCATGCTGGCGCGGGCCGTGCGGGACGAGGCGGGGCGCTTTCTGGGCACGGTCGGCCTGACCCTCGATCTGGATTTCGTCCAGGGAATCTTCTCCCGGGCCGAGCTTGGCCGGGGGGCCAGTGTCCATCTGCGGCGCGCCGACAGCGGCGAGTCGGTCATCCGCCACCCCTTTGCGCAAAAGCGGGAAGAGGCAGGAAGCGATCCGGTCCTGCTTCGTCTGCTGAACGGCGAGAATCGCGGCACCGTCGTCGCGCCGGACTCCGCCGACGGCATCGAGCGGGTACAGGTTTTCCATCGTGTGGCAGGCTACCCCTGGGTGGCGGTGGCGGGGATCCCTCGTGCCGAGGCCCTCGCCGATTGGCAACAGCGGGCCGCGGGCATATTGTTAGCGCTCCTGGTGTTGGCCGGCGTCGGCATCGTCGTCCTGCGCCGCATGAAGGTCGCCGAGAACCTGGCGGCCGCGCAGGGGCGCCAGGCGGCGAAGCTGGCCCGCGTCGTGGCCCAGAACCCCAATCCGGTGGTGGTGACCGACCTCGATGGGATCATCACCTACGTCAATCCGGCCTTCAGCGCACTGTTCGGTTACGCCCCTGCCGAGGCCGTGGGTCGCAAGGTTTCCCTGTTGCGCTCCGAGTCGACACCGCCTGCGCTCCATGCTGACCTCTGGGCCACCCTGCTGCGGGGGGAGTCCTGGTCGGGCAAATTCGTCAATCGCTGCCAGGACGGATCGCTGTGCAGTTGCTTCGCCCACATCTCTCCCCTGCGCCTGCCCGACGGCAGCGTTTCCCACTACGTCGGCATCGAGGAAGACATCAGCGAGAAGGAGCGCATGGGGAGCGAACTCGACGCCTACCGCAATCATCTCGAAGTTCTGGTCGAGGAGCGCACCCGCCAGTGGCACGAGGCCCGTCGTACCGTGGATGCCTGCAATGCAGAAATCGTCGCCCTCTATCACGACGCTCCCTGCGGCTACCACTCCCTCGACCCGGCGGGCCAGGTCATCCGCATCAACGACACCGAACTGGCCTGGCTGGGCTACGCCCGGCAAGAAGTCGAGGGCCGCATGGCCTTCGCCGACCTCGTCGCGCCGGAGCAGCGGGAAATTTTGCGGGAGAACTTCGCCCGGCTGCAAAGCACGGGTGAAGTCCGTGGCGTGGAGTATGACCTCCTGCGGCAGGACGGGAGCCGCCTGCCGGTGATCCTCAATTCCCGGGCTGTGTTCGACGCCGATGGCGTATTCAGGCATTCCTTGGCGACCGTCTTCGACATCAGTGAATCGCGCGAGCGGGAAAGACAGGTCATGGCGCTCAACGACGCCCTCGCCGCCCAGGCCGGGGAACTGCGGGCCGCCAAGGAGGTGGCGGAGGCGGCGAGCCGCAGCAAGAGCGCCTTCGTGGCCAACATGAGCCACGAAATCCGCACCCCCATGAGTGCCATCATCGGCTTGACCCACCTGTTGCAGCGTGATGTCGAATCGCCCAAGGCCCTGGAACAACTGGGCAAGATCCAGGGGGCGGCCACCCACCTGCTGGCGATCATCAACGACATTCTGGACCTGTCCAAGATCGAAGCCGGCAAACTCACCCTGGAGCGCGCGGGATTCAGCGTGCATGCTGTCTTCGCCAGCCTCTACTCCATCGCCGGACAGCGCATCGAGGAGAAGGGACTCACCTTCAGCCGCGAAATCGATCCGCGCATCCCCTTCAACCTGCAAGGGGACGCCCTGCGGCTCAACCAGATCCTGAGCAACTTCATCAGCAACGCCATCAAATTCACCGCCTCCGGCGGCATCCGGCTCCGGGCCGACATGGTCGAGGACCGGGGCGACCGGGTGCGCCTGCGCTTCGCCGTCAACGACACGGGTATCGGCATCGCGCCGGACGACCGGGTGCGCCTGTTCGAGGCCTTCGAGCAAGCGGATTCCAGCACCACCCGCCGCTACGGCGGCACGGGTTTGGGGCTGGCCATCTGCCAGCGGCTGGCACGGCTGATGGAGGGTGAGCTTGGCGTCGACAGCGCCCCGGGGGAGGGGAGTACCTTCTGGTTCGTCGCCACCTTCGAGCGCGGCAGCGCCCTCGCCGGGCAGACGCCTGAGCTGCGCCTGGTGGGCGACGATGCGCCGGGAGAAGTTGCAGCGGCCCGCCTGCGCCGGGAGCACGCCGGCGCCCGTGTGCTCCTGGCTGAAGACAACGAGATCAATCAGGAAGTCCTGGTGGACCTCCTGGGGGATCTCGATTTCAGCATCGACGTGGCACCCAACGGGGCTGAAGCGCTCAGGATGGCGCAGAGTTTTGCCTACGACCTGATCCTCATGGACATGTACATGCCGGAGATGGACGGCCTTGAAGCGACGCGGCGTATCCGGGAGCTTCCCTCCGGCGGCCGCGTGCCCATCGTCGCCCTGACGGCCAATGCCTTTGCCGAGGATCGCGAACGCTGCCTGGCCGCCGGCATGGACGACCACCTGGCCAAGCCGGTGGAACCGGAGGATCTATTCGTGACCCTGCTGGGCTGGCTGGACGGATCGCGCCGCAGCGCGCGGCGGGAACCCAGTCACTGA
- a CDS encoding diguanylate cyclase — protein MKILVVEDTRSNAVLLREILLRRGDNVVLAESGAQALAAHSSAAPDLVLLDVVLPDMDGYAVARQIRQREAAGRWTPIIFLSGLTSDADLQQGIAAGGDDYLFKPVSEVVLAAKVAAMQRIVGMRDQLVELARQLDAANRELHLLSTRDGLTGIGNRRFFDELLTREWGRALRNGGEVGLLLCDVDYFKRYNDTYGHQAGDQCLRAVADALAGAIGRASDIVARYGGEEFVVVLPDTSLGGVLFVAEKLRHGVHCLAIPHSASDRGTVSISIGIASTVPAKGDSPRDLVERADRALYRAKQGGRDRVCRYDPNLDQPA, from the coding sequence ATGAAAATCCTGGTCGTCGAAGATACCCGCAGCAATGCCGTCCTGCTGCGCGAAATCCTGCTGCGGCGCGGCGATAACGTCGTCCTGGCGGAAAGCGGCGCCCAGGCCCTCGCCGCTCATTCCAGCGCTGCCCCCGATCTGGTCCTGCTCGACGTCGTTCTACCGGACATGGACGGCTACGCCGTCGCGCGGCAGATTCGCCAGCGCGAGGCGGCCGGCCGCTGGACGCCCATCATTTTCCTTTCCGGCCTGACCTCGGACGCCGACCTGCAGCAGGGCATCGCCGCCGGGGGCGATGACTACCTCTTCAAGCCGGTGAGCGAAGTGGTCCTGGCCGCCAAGGTCGCCGCCATGCAGCGCATCGTGGGCATGCGCGACCAGCTCGTGGAGCTGGCTCGCCAACTGGATGCGGCCAACCGGGAACTGCATCTGCTGTCGACCCGAGACGGGCTCACCGGCATCGGCAACCGGCGCTTTTTCGACGAACTCCTGACTCGGGAGTGGGGCCGCGCCCTGCGCAACGGTGGCGAAGTCGGCCTCCTGCTGTGCGACGTCGATTACTTCAAGCGTTACAACGACACCTACGGCCATCAGGCGGGAGACCAATGCCTGCGCGCGGTGGCCGACGCCCTCGCCGGGGCCATCGGCCGCGCCTCGGACATCGTTGCCCGCTATGGAGGCGAGGAGTTCGTCGTCGTCCTGCCCGATACCAGCCTGGGCGGCGTGCTCTTCGTGGCCGAAAAGCTGCGCCATGGCGTCCATTGCCTGGCCATTCCGCACAGCGCGTCCGACAGGGGAACGGTCAGCATCAGCATCGGCATTGCCTCCACGGTTCCCGCCAAGGGCGATTCGCCCCGGGATCTGGTCGAACGGGCCGACCGGGCCCTCTACCGCGCCAAGCAGGGCGGCCGCGACCGGGTCTGCCGCTACGATCCCAATCTTGACCAGCCGGCCTGA
- a CDS encoding response regulator — MSRKRATVMIVDDNDMMRTLLRGILRAENYEVIAEARHGASAVEQAQLLKPRIVCMDVVMPEMDGLEALREIKSANPAIDIVMITGNACGDTVQEAIQNGASGFIVKPFNAAKVLDTLERVLAGKTLRPAEPPAA, encoded by the coding sequence ATGTCCCGAAAGCGCGCCACCGTCATGATCGTCGACGACAACGACATGATGCGCACCTTGTTGCGCGGCATCCTGCGCGCCGAGAATTACGAAGTCATCGCCGAAGCCCGCCACGGCGCTTCCGCCGTCGAACAGGCCCAGTTGCTCAAACCCCGCATCGTGTGCATGGACGTGGTCATGCCGGAGATGGACGGCCTGGAGGCCCTGCGGGAAATCAAGTCCGCCAATCCGGCCATCGACATCGTGATGATTACCGGCAACGCCTGCGGCGATACGGTGCAGGAAGCCATCCAGAACGGCGCCTCCGGCTTCATCGTCAAACCCTTCAACGCCGCCAAGGTCCTCGACACCCTGGAGCGCGTGCTGGCGGGAAAAACGCTCCGCCCCGCCGAACCCCCCGCCGCTTAA
- the gloB gene encoding hydroxyacylglutathione hydrolase, giving the protein MLEISFIPAFRDNYIWLLVRGERAAVVDPGDAEPVAEHLRRRGLVLEAILVTHHHGDHQGGVEALAARWHPTVFGPAAESITGCNRPLCGGERITVLDEGFDVLAVPGHTLGHLAYVMAGAAFVGDTLFGAGCGRLFEGTPAQMAASLRHLTELPAATRVYCAHEYTAANLEFAAAVEPANGAIARRRARVAVLRAQGAATVPLDLAEERETNPFLRCACPDVVRAAQACQPDACDPVAVFAAIREWKNTF; this is encoded by the coding sequence ATGCTTGAAATTTCGTTCATTCCCGCCTTCAGGGACAATTACATCTGGCTGCTGGTGCGGGGCGAGCGGGCGGCGGTCGTCGATCCCGGCGATGCGGAACCGGTGGCCGAGCACCTGAGAAGACGTGGACTCGTGCTGGAGGCCATCCTGGTCACCCACCACCACGGGGACCACCAGGGGGGCGTCGAAGCCCTCGCCGCACGCTGGCATCCCACCGTCTTCGGCCCTGCGGCGGAGTCTATCACAGGGTGCAACCGGCCGCTTTGCGGGGGCGAGCGCATCACCGTGCTGGACGAGGGCTTCGACGTGTTGGCCGTTCCCGGTCATACCCTGGGCCATCTCGCCTACGTCATGGCGGGTGCCGCCTTCGTGGGCGACACCCTGTTTGGTGCGGGCTGCGGCCGACTCTTCGAAGGGACGCCGGCGCAGATGGCGGCTTCGCTGCGACACCTCACGGAATTGCCCGCAGCGACCCGTGTTTATTGCGCCCACGAATACACCGCCGCCAACCTGGAGTTTGCCGCCGCCGTGGAGCCGGCCAACGGCGCCATCGCCCGGCGTCGGGCCCGGGTGGCGGTATTGCGGGCCCAGGGCGCCGCGACCGTACCCCTGGATCTGGCCGAAGAACGGGAAACCAACCCCTTCCTGCGCTGTGCCTGTCCGGACGTCGTGCGCGCCGCCCAGGCCTGCCAGCCGGATGCCTGCGACCCGGTGGCCGTCTTTGCCGCCATCCGGGAGTGGAAAAACACGTTTTAA
- a CDS encoding methyltransferase domain-containing protein, with protein sequence MSIPGLAEWLASPQGRYVAAWESARIDAVVADVFGFNALQLGMPECDFLRANRIPLRQKAGEAGAVDVLCELDALPFSSHSTDLVILPHVLEFHAEPHEVLREVERILIPEGQVVIVGFNPLSLWGLKRRYAGEPDRFPWNGTYLSPLRLRDWLKLLGFETDRGAFGCYVPPFRQATWLRRWRFLELAGDRWWGFGGGVYLLRAVKRTHGLRLIMPKWKKTPAAARALRPVAQREIRLE encoded by the coding sequence CTGTCAATTCCGGGTCTCGCGGAATGGCTGGCCAGCCCCCAGGGCCGCTACGTGGCGGCCTGGGAGTCGGCGCGCATCGACGCCGTCGTGGCCGACGTGTTCGGCTTCAATGCCCTGCAGTTGGGCATGCCGGAGTGCGATTTCCTGCGGGCCAACCGCATTCCTCTGCGCCAGAAGGCCGGTGAGGCGGGGGCGGTGGATGTGCTGTGCGAACTCGATGCCCTACCCTTTTCTTCCCACAGCACCGATCTGGTCATCCTGCCCCATGTCCTCGAGTTCCACGCCGAGCCCCACGAAGTGCTGCGTGAGGTGGAGCGCATCCTCATCCCGGAGGGCCAAGTGGTGATCGTCGGATTCAATCCTCTCTCCCTGTGGGGCCTCAAGCGGCGCTATGCCGGGGAGCCGGACCGTTTTCCCTGGAACGGCACCTATCTGTCGCCCCTGCGGCTGCGGGACTGGCTGAAGCTCCTGGGCTTCGAAACCGACCGCGGCGCCTTTGGCTGTTACGTCCCCCCCTTCCGCCAGGCGACCTGGCTGCGGCGCTGGCGCTTCCTGGAACTCGCGGGGGACCGCTGGTGGGGCTTCGGCGGGGGCGTCTACCTGCTGCGGGCAGTGAAGCGCACCCATGGGCTGCGGCTCATCATGCCCAAGTGGAAGAAGACTCCGGCCGCAGCCCGCGCCCTGCGCCCGGTGGCCCAGCGGGAGATCCGCCTTGAGTGA
- the rnhA gene encoding ribonuclease HI, which translates to MGCGSSCPSGRRLRPQPAPCARWPSGRSALSESVDIFTDGACRGNPGPGGWGAILRLGGREKELWGGDPATTNNRMELTAVIRALEALKRPVSARVHTDSQYVINGIRTWIHGWKRNGWRTTDKKPVKNAELWQALEGLTAGHTLEWIWVKGHAGHPENERADALANRGIDELPRKGQT; encoded by the coding sequence ATGGGCTGCGGCTCATCATGCCCAAGTGGAAGAAGACTCCGGCCGCAGCCCGCGCCCTGCGCCCGGTGGCCCAGCGGGAGATCCGCCTTGAGTGAATCCGTCGATATCTTCACCGACGGCGCCTGCCGCGGCAATCCCGGCCCCGGCGGCTGGGGGGCCATCCTGCGCCTGGGCGGGCGGGAAAAGGAACTCTGGGGCGGCGACCCGGCTACCACCAACAACCGCATGGAACTGACCGCGGTCATCCGCGCCCTGGAGGCGCTGAAACGCCCCGTGAGCGCCCGGGTGCATACCGATTCCCAGTACGTCATCAACGGCATCCGCACCTGGATTCACGGCTGGAAGCGCAACGGCTGGCGTACCACCGACAAGAAGCCGGTCAAGAACGCCGAATTGTGGCAGGCCCTGGAAGGCCTGACCGCGGGCCACACCCTGGAGTGGATCTGGGTGAAGGGCCACGCCGGCCATCCCGAAAACGAACGCGCCGACGCCCTGGCCAATCGGGGCATCGACGAACTCCCGAGGAAGGGGCAAACATGA
- the dnaQ gene encoding DNA polymerase III subunit epsilon: protein MRQIVLDTETTGLDPRQGHRIIEIACLEMVNRRLTGRHLHKYVNPERDIDAGAAAVHGITLDFLADKPRFADVVDEFLEFITGAELVIHNAPFDVGFLNAELDLLGRVPVETLCAGVRDTLRLAKDLHPGKRNSLDALCERYAIDNSERTLHGALLDTELLAEVYLAMTRGQDSLIVDSDDPGEGRGAGAATRLRPRAPLLVRQANDAELADHARVLATIDKETKGQCLWLKAEAPQGAADAT from the coding sequence ATGAGGCAAATCGTCCTCGATACCGAAACCACCGGCCTGGACCCTCGCCAGGGGCACCGCATCATTGAAATCGCCTGCCTGGAGATGGTCAATCGCCGCCTCACCGGCCGGCATCTGCACAAGTACGTGAACCCGGAACGAGATATCGACGCCGGGGCCGCGGCAGTCCATGGCATCACCCTCGACTTCCTGGCCGACAAGCCGCGCTTCGCCGACGTGGTGGACGAATTCCTGGAATTCATCACCGGCGCTGAGCTGGTGATCCACAACGCACCCTTCGACGTGGGCTTTCTCAACGCCGAACTCGACCTCCTGGGGCGGGTTCCGGTGGAAACCCTGTGCGCCGGGGTACGCGACACCCTGCGCCTGGCCAAGGACCTGCACCCAGGCAAGCGCAACAGTCTGGACGCCCTCTGCGAACGCTACGCCATCGACAATTCGGAGCGCACCCTGCACGGCGCCCTGCTCGATACGGAACTGCTGGCCGAAGTCTATCTGGCCATGACCCGCGGCCAGGACAGCCTCATCGTCGACAGCGATGACCCAGGCGAAGGCCGCGGTGCCGGGGCCGCCACCCGGCTGCGTCCCCGCGCGCCCCTGCTGGTGCGGCAGGCCAACGACGCAGAACTGGCGGACCACGCGCGCGTCCTGGCCACCATCGACAAGGAAACCAAGGGACAGTGCCTGTGGCTGAAGGCAGAGGCACCACAAGGCGCCGCGGACGCTACCTGA